The Candidatus Dependentiae bacterium DNA segment ATGAGCTTGAAGAAAAGTACGCGGGATTGTTCAGCGATCGGATGGGAGCCCCGGCAAAGACATTCCGCATGGCCCTGGGAGCCTTGATCATCAAGGAGCGTTTAAATATAACTGATGAAGAGACGGTGGAACAGATTCGAGAAACACCATATCTTCAGTATCTGATCGGTTTTCATGAATACCAGGATAAAGTTCCTTTTAATCCGTCGATGATGGTTCACTTCAGAAAGAGACTTTCGCCGGAAATTATGGCGCGGATCAATGATGTTATTATCAACGGAAAACTGAAGAAAGATGATCATGATGATTTCAACGATAGGAATGACACCGAGGATAAAGAGATTTCTGTGAATGAAGAAGAATTCAATTCAGGGATCATGATGGTTGACGCAAGCGTTGCTCCGTCAGACATTGCCTATCCAACTGATTTGAGTCTTTTGAATAAATCACGGGAGAAACTGGAAGAGATTATCGATGCTCTGTATGAACCGTTGAAAGGGACTGCGCAAAAACCACGAACATATCGACAGAAGGCGAGAGTGGCCTACCTGCGAGTGGCGAAGCAACGGAAATCGAGTCAAAAAGCGATCGGAAAGGCGATCAAACAGCAATTGCAATATGTTAAACGGGATTTAGGTCATGTTGTTACCCTTGGAAACCTTGAGAGCCTGTCATCCCGGCTATATAAAAATCTTTTAGTCATTCAGGAAATATTTCGTCAGCAGCAGGAGATGTATCAGAAAAATATTCATTCGACGAGTGACCGGATTGTAAATATTTCCCAGCCTCATGTCCGTCCTATTGTTCGCGGGAAGGCATCTGCGGCAGTTGAGTTTGGGGCGAAGATAATGGTCTCCCGAATCAATGGGTATCACGTTTTGGAAGATATCTCCTGGGACAACGTCAATGAAGCAACGTTATTGCAAAAGCAGATTGAGCGATACCGAGAACGGATGGGATGTTATCCCGAGGCAGTACTTGCTGACAAGCTTTACCGGAATAGAGACAATATCACATTTTGTAAAGATAGAAATATCCGGTTGTCAGGGCCAAAACTTGGCCGTCCCGGAAAGGAACGTCAGGCCGACAAACGGCAGGAACGTGCCGACTGCGCCATGAGAAATGCGATAGAAGGAAGTTTTGGGACTGGGAAAAGACGGTATAGCCTTGCCAGAATTATGATGAAACTGCGGGAAACCAGTGAGACGTCAATCAGTCTCATCGTATTGGTGATGAACCTTGAGAAGATACTCAAGGATATCATAATCAATTTTTTTAATCGATGTTTTAGGATTCAGAAATGGTATTTTTTAAAGAAATTTCGGGCAGCCTGACTTTTTCAGGAAACCCTACTTAGAAATATTGTTCTGGAGTTTACACGCTTTCACCGTATTGGCCAGGAGCATTGTAATAGTCATGG contains these protein-coding regions:
- a CDS encoding IS5 family transposase; amino-acid sequence: MYRRNDKEQLEFENFHLPFGGHLKSDNRWVKLAKIIPWDELEEKYAGLFSDRMGAPAKTFRMALGALIIKERLNITDEETVEQIRETPYLQYLIGFHEYQDKVPFNPSMMVHFRKRLSPEIMARINDVIINGKLKKDDHDDFNDRNDTEDKEISVNEEEFNSGIMMVDASVAPSDIAYPTDLSLLNKSREKLEEIIDALYEPLKGTAQKPRTYRQKARVAYLRVAKQRKSSQKAIGKAIKQQLQYVKRDLGHVVTLGNLESLSSRLYKNLLVIQEIFRQQQEMYQKNIHSTSDRIVNISQPHVRPIVRGKASAAVEFGAKIMVSRINGYHVLEDISWDNVNEATLLQKQIERYRERMGCYPEAVLADKLYRNRDNITFCKDRNIRLSGPKLGRPGKERQADKRQERADCAMRNAIEGSFGTGKRRYSLARIMMKLRETSETSISLIVLVMNLEKILKDIIINFFNRCFRIQKWYFLKKFRAA